One genomic segment of Hordeum vulgare subsp. vulgare chromosome 2H, MorexV3_pseudomolecules_assembly, whole genome shotgun sequence includes these proteins:
- the LOC123430768 gene encoding putative lipid-transfer protein DIR1 yields MAKSHTLVAALLLVMVVSLAALEGVHGVCGMSNDEFKLCQPAAAVNNPTDSPSAECCAALGKANLSCICRYKGIAGIWLRMYHIDANRAMALPGKCGLTMPNNCS; encoded by the coding sequence ATGGCTAAGTCACATACATTGGTTGCGGCATTGTTGCTTGTCATGGTGGTGTCCCTCGCTGCACTAGAGGGTGTTCATGGCGTCTGCGGCATGTCGAATGATGAATTCAAGCTCTGCCAGCCCGCGGCGGCAGTGAATAACCCGACGGACAGTCCATCCGCGGAGTGTTGTGCTGCGCTTGGGAAGGCCAACCTATCATGCATCTGTCGCTACAAGGGCATCGCCGGCATATGGCTGAGAATGTACCACATCGATGCAAACCGCGCCATGGCGCTGCCCGGCAAGTGTGGTCTCACCATGCCAAACAACTGCTCCTGA